The following coding sequences are from one Kogia breviceps isolate mKogBre1 chromosome X, mKogBre1 haplotype 1, whole genome shotgun sequence window:
- the LOC131748395 gene encoding LOW QUALITY PROTEIN: geranylgeranyl pyrophosphate synthase-like (The sequence of the model RefSeq protein was modified relative to this genomic sequence to represent the inferred CDS: inserted 2 bases in 1 codon), which produces MEKTQETAQRILLEPYKYLPQLPGKQVRTKLSQAINHWLEVPEDKPQIIVEVTEMLHNAXFLTDDVEDNSKLRRGFPVAHSIYGIPSVIKSANYVHFLDLEKVLTLDHPDAVQLFTRQLLELHQGQGLDPYWRDNYTCPTEEYKAMVLQKTGGLFGLAVGLMQLFSDYKEDVKPLLNTPGLFFQIKDDYANPHSKEYSENKSFCEDLTEGKFSFPTIHAIWSRPETTQVQSILCQRSENVDIKKYCVHYLEKVGSFEYTRSTPKELESQAYKRIDACDGNPELVALTKHLSKMFEEENE; this is translated from the exons ATGGAGAAGACTCAAGAAACAGCCCAAAGAATTCTTCTAGAACCTTACAAGTACTTACCTCAGTTACCAGGTAAACAAGTGAGAACCAAACTTTCACAGGCAATTAATCATTGGCTGGAAGTTCCCGAAGACAAGCCGCAGATTATCGTTGAAGTGACGGAAATGTTGCATAATGC TTTCCTCACTGATGATGTCGAAGACAACTCAAAACTCCGACGTGGCTTTCCAGTGGCACACAGCATCTATGGAATTCCATCTGTCATCAAGTCTGCCAACTATGTACATTTTCTTGACCTAGAGAAAGTCTTAACCCTTGATCACCCAGATGCAGTACAGCTTTTTACTCGCCAGCTTTTAGAACTCCATCAGGGACAAGGCCTAGATCCCTACTGGAGGGATAATTACACATGTCCCACCGAAGAATATAAAGCAATGGTCCTGCAAAAGACAGGAGGACTATTTGGATTAGCAGTAGGTCTCATGCAGTTGTTCTCTGATtacaaagaagatgtaaagcCACTGCTGAATACACCTGGGCTGTTTTTCCAAATTAAGGATGATTATGCTAATCCACACTCCAAAGAATATAgtgaaaacaaaagcttttgtgAAGATCTAACAGAGGGAAAGTTCTCATTCCCTACTATTCATGCTATTTGGTCGAGGCCTGAAACCACCCAGGTGCAGAGTATCTTGTGCCAGAGAAGCGAAAACgtagatat aaaaaaatactgtgtacaTTATCTTGAGAAAGTAGGTTCTTTTGAATACACTCGGAGTACTCCTAAAGAGCTTGAATCTCAAGCCTATAAACGAATTGATGCATGTGATGGGAACCCGGAGCTAGTAGCGCTAACAAAACACTTAAGTAAAATGTTCGAAGAAGAGAATGAATAA